In the Muricauda sp. MAR_2010_75 genome, one interval contains:
- a CDS encoding phage integrase SAM-like domain-containing protein — MATKAEIILDTRRETSKGYPIKIRIYNDGRKYLSLKEYSSIEHWGDNGLLKSHPDYRRLKKKLLDREFQLVREVDYCNENNLGLIESFELIKNGIDDRETRILQLKKELRSLEGDNEAMLFEFWDLFIKERISQKKSIKAFVDTKQQLKDFMLVDDMAINDINYEFLNEFSNYKYANDCGTGGVSFYLRTLRTVYLAAQKRESLGIKSVNPFKGLINESVSKDPVEMTVDEMKKWKNFTPHKFTRESAAKKMIKKRDMWLFQFYIGGHDFVDIALLEWKKNIRNGRIRFKRYKNRRHPNGGPTIDNVLTPMAMEIIKKHGTPYRDRVFSFIPHPNDKESYSHYINNTRRALKKISEDLELKDRMNTKSTRYIFKTWGDQLQIHEGTIKQIQGHSKQGVSSRYGARLPDRVVDRVMKKIITRKK; from the coding sequence ATGGCTACAAAGGCAGAAATAATATTGGATACCAGGAGGGAAACCAGCAAAGGTTATCCCATTAAAATCAGGATATATAATGATGGCCGTAAATATTTATCCCTAAAAGAGTATTCAAGCATTGAACATTGGGGCGACAATGGACTGCTTAAATCGCATCCGGATTACCGTAGATTGAAGAAGAAACTATTGGACAGGGAATTTCAATTGGTCCGTGAGGTAGATTACTGTAATGAGAACAATTTAGGGCTTATTGAATCATTTGAATTGATAAAGAACGGTATTGATGATAGGGAAACCCGGATACTGCAGTTAAAAAAAGAGCTGAGGTCTTTGGAAGGTGACAATGAGGCAATGCTGTTTGAGTTTTGGGATTTATTTATAAAGGAAAGGATTTCGCAAAAGAAGTCAATCAAAGCCTTTGTTGACACCAAACAACAACTGAAAGATTTTATGTTAGTGGATGATATGGCCATCAATGACATCAACTATGAGTTTTTGAATGAATTTTCCAATTATAAGTATGCAAATGATTGTGGCACCGGTGGTGTAAGCTTTTACCTGAGAACCTTAAGAACAGTTTATCTTGCTGCCCAAAAGCGTGAGTCCCTGGGCATCAAATCCGTTAATCCATTTAAGGGACTTATCAATGAATCGGTTTCAAAGGATCCTGTGGAAATGACGGTGGATGAAATGAAAAAATGGAAGAACTTCACTCCGCATAAGTTCACGAGGGAATCAGCGGCCAAGAAAATGATAAAGAAACGTGATATGTGGTTGTTCCAATTCTATATTGGTGGCCATGACTTTGTTGATATAGCATTGCTGGAATGGAAAAAAAACATCAGGAATGGCCGGATAAGGTTCAAGCGATATAAAAACCGCAGACACCCAAACGGTGGCCCAACAATTGACAATGTTTTGACCCCAATGGCGATGGAAATAATAAAGAAGCACGGAACCCCTTACAGGGACAGGGTGTTTTCCTTCATCCCCCATCCAAATGATAAGGAATCATATAGCCACTACATCAACAATACCAGGCGTGCCCTAAAAAAGATTTCAGAAGATTTAGAACTGAAAGATAGGATGAACACGAAATCTACCCGCTACATTTTTAAAACGTGGGGTGACCAGCTGCAAATACACGAAGGTACTATCAAGCAGATACAAGGGCATTCAAAACAGGGTGTTTCTTCCAGATATGGTGCCCGTCTACCGGATAGGGTGGTGGACAGGGTAATGAAAAAAATAATAACCCGAAAAAAGTAA
- a CDS encoding helix-turn-helix transcriptional regulator: protein MTGKEIREKRLAKGWSQEQLASLTGQTRETVNKHENGSKIPMSKQSAYKRAFHGLSMDHIKSNVKDVTQEYDAPTIILDDSLFERPEDVGRLIGFLFKNRDKMEKDVLGSRFLHEIRVEGEDKFISRLIDSAKKLNSEKADILKEIVLSNKITRD from the coding sequence TTGACCGGAAAAGAGATAAGAGAAAAACGACTTGCTAAAGGTTGGTCACAGGAACAACTGGCAAGCCTTACTGGACAAACGAGGGAGACCGTAAATAAGCATGAAAACGGAAGTAAAATTCCGATGTCAAAACAAAGCGCTTACAAACGTGCCTTTCATGGATTATCCATGGATCATATTAAATCGAATGTGAAGGATGTCACACAAGAATACGATGCCCCAACAATTATTTTGGATGATAGTCTATTTGAAAGACCGGAAGATGTTGGTAGATTGATAGGGTTTTTGTTCAAAAACAGGGATAAGATGGAAAAGGATGTTCTGGGATCAAGATTTCTACATGAAATAAGGGTTGAAGGGGAAGATAAATTTATCAGTAGATTGATTGATTCAGCAAAGAAGTTGAATTCTGAAAAGGCCGATATTTTGAAGGAAATTGTTTTGTCAAATAAGATTACGAGGGATTAG
- a CDS encoding DUF3127 domain-containing protein, producing the protein MNVEIIGACHQKGEIQTYGENGFQKAEVIIATVEQHPNYYGIELLQHNTDLLDDFEEGKNYKVTCALRGRLVDTQNNGTRPFLSLVAFKVEPVNH; encoded by the coding sequence ATGAATGTTGAAATAATTGGCGCATGCCATCAAAAAGGTGAAATCCAAACCTATGGTGAAAACGGATTTCAGAAAGCTGAGGTTATCATAGCCACGGTTGAACAACACCCCAACTACTACGGTATTGAATTGTTGCAGCACAACACTGATTTACTGGATGATTTTGAAGAAGGTAAGAACTACAAAGTTACCTGTGCCCTACGTGGAAGGCTTGTTGATACCCAAAACAACGGTACGCGCCCCTTCCTTTCATTAGTTGCGTTCAAAGTTGAACCTGTAAATCATTAG
- the dnaN gene encoding DNA polymerase III subunit beta has product MKIKIDTKQFLNAMGRIAPCIKNNPSTPILACAMFETNDGLLTITGTDYEKTAQTSLKVESDTDGTFCVDHKMFTAIVKNAVAPNIEVEVNDKIAIINLSHSTYELPLDDVNAFPTVDFESGAKDLGLDKHQFFEAIIEAKKFTNNDDLRMFFNVHIFGKNGHLKIVASDNHSVYENILGETDEEFSLLLPNRCVGYFETVEFDSATASIGYTEKSLIVKDDLTTVSMLLTDGQFPDTDRVMPNYEFTTKFSCDREALLGALNRLSVVYASLKEKGVRFDVSNDITLVSANDPAFNTQGKEYVEGTLDGSGLPIGFNAHFLLKALNCIDLDEVVLNMTESNRALILKDGDGKRIMVLPLLLHKD; this is encoded by the coding sequence ATGAAAATAAAAATTGACACCAAGCAATTCTTAAATGCCATGGGCAGGATAGCACCATGTATAAAGAACAACCCCTCAACACCAATACTGGCATGTGCCATGTTTGAAACAAATGATGGGTTACTGACCATTACCGGTACCGATTATGAAAAGACTGCCCAGACCAGTCTAAAGGTTGAATCTGATACTGATGGCACTTTCTGTGTTGATCATAAGATGTTCACGGCCATTGTAAAGAACGCGGTGGCACCGAACATCGAAGTTGAGGTTAATGATAAGATTGCAATCATAAACCTTTCCCATAGCACCTATGAACTTCCACTGGATGATGTTAACGCATTTCCAACGGTTGATTTTGAATCCGGGGCTAAAGATTTAGGGCTCGATAAGCACCAATTTTTTGAAGCTATCATCGAGGCCAAAAAATTCACCAACAATGATGATTTAAGGATGTTCTTCAATGTCCACATTTTTGGCAAAAATGGCCATTTAAAAATTGTTGCTTCAGATAATCACAGTGTATATGAAAACATCCTTGGTGAAACGGATGAAGAATTCAGTTTGTTGTTGCCAAATAGATGTGTGGGATACTTTGAAACGGTTGAATTTGACAGTGCCACGGCTTCAATTGGATACACTGAAAAATCACTGATTGTAAAAGATGATTTGACAACAGTTTCAATGTTGTTGACCGATGGCCAGTTTCCGGATACGGACAGGGTTATGCCAAACTATGAATTCACGACCAAGTTTTCTTGTGATAGGGAGGCTTTGTTGGGTGCACTCAATAGGCTTTCAGTCGTATATGCCAGCCTGAAGGAAAAGGGTGTCCGTTTTGATGTATCCAATGATATTACCCTAGTATCCGCCAATGACCCCGCATTTAATACCCAAGGCAAGGAATACGTGGAAGGTACATTGGATGGGAGTGGTTTACCCATAGGGTTCAATGCCCATTTCCTTTTGAAAGCCCTCAACTGCATTGACTTGGATGAGGTTGTGTTGAACATGACCGAATCTAACAGGGCTTTGATTCTTAAGGATGGTGATGGAAAAAGAATAATGGTGTTGCCTTTGTTGCTTCATAAAGATTAA
- a CDS encoding leucine-rich repeat domain-containing protein, with protein MEKFIYKTINGESVQIEGINDHKIREIKIPREIQGLPVTHIGSGAFRYNQLTKVEIPNSVTHIGSGAFRYNQLTKVEIPNSVTHIGSGAFESNQLTKVEIPNSVTHIGDWAFESNQLTKVEIPNSVTHIGSGAFESNQLTKVEIPNSVTHIGSGAFRYNQLTKVEIPNSVTHIGSGAFESNQLTKVEIPNSVTHIGDWAFRYNQLTKVEIPNSVTHIGSGAFESNQLTKVEIPNSVTHIGDWAFRYNQLTKVEIPNSVTHIGSGAFRYNQLTKVEIPNSVTHIGDWAFLDGVRITQGNKTIHMVDGVATIMRSKKKVSDTNIFEGKFFNTNRKCYVANKDKFWAHADTIRQAVEDVNFKFLQETFNVEDMVDQIKSTQTITVNQFRLLTGACSGGCSNFMAQRNLTKTEYPLKEALGLLRGQFGWEKIKMHFA; from the coding sequence ATGGAAAAATTTATTTATAAAACCATTAATGGTGAATCCGTTCAAATAGAGGGGATTAATGATCATAAAATAAGGGAAATTAAAATCCCTCGCGAAATACAGGGGTTGCCCGTGACCCACATCGGTTCTGGGGCGTTTCGCTACAACCAATTGACCAAGGTAGAAATACCCAACAGCGTGACCCACATCGGTTCTGGGGCGTTTCGCTACAACCAATTGACCAAGGTAGAAATACCCAACAGCGTGACCCACATCGGTTCTGGGGCGTTTGAAAGCAACCAATTGACCAAGGTAGAAATACCCAACAGCGTGACCCACATCGGTGATTGGGCGTTTGAAAGCAACCAATTGACCAAGGTAGAAATACCCAACAGCGTGACCCACATCGGTTCTGGGGCGTTTGAAAGCAACCAATTGACCAAGGTAGAAATACCCAACAGCGTGACCCACATCGGTTCTGGGGCGTTTCGCTACAACCAATTGACCAAGGTAGAAATACCCAACAGCGTGACCCACATCGGTTCTGGGGCGTTTGAAAGCAACCAATTGACCAAGGTAGAAATACCCAACAGCGTGACCCACATCGGTGATTGGGCGTTTCGCTACAACCAATTGACCAAGGTAGAAATACCCAACAGCGTGACCCACATCGGTTCTGGGGCGTTTGAAAGCAACCAATTGACCAAGGTAGAAATACCCAACAGCGTGACCCACATCGGTGATTGGGCGTTTCGCTACAACCAATTGACCAAGGTAGAAATACCCAACAGCGTGACCCACATCGGTTCTGGGGCGTTTCGCTACAACCAATTGACCAAGGTAGAAATACCCAACAGCGTGACCCACATCGGTGATTGGGCGTTTCTGGATGGGGTCAGGATTACCCAGGGCAATAAGACCATTCACATGGTTGATGGTGTTGCCACCATAATGAGAAGTAAGAAAAAGGTATCAGATACCAACATTTTTGAGGGTAAGTTCTTCAACACCAATAGAAAATGTTATGTGGCCAACAAGGATAAATTTTGGGCACATGCTGATACCATCCGTCAAGCTGTAGAGGATGTCAATTTCAAATTTCTACAGGAAACATTCAATGTTGAAGATATGGTTGACCAAATCAAGTCAACCCAAACCATAACAGTCAATCAATTTAGGTTATTGACCGGTGCATGTAGTGGTGGCTGTTCCAATTTCATGGCCCAGCGAAACCTTACCAAAACAGAATATCCCTTAAAAGAGGCTTTAGGATTGTTGAGGGGTCAATTTGGTTGGGAAAAGATAAAGATGCATTTCGCATGA
- a CDS encoding DNA methyltransferase translates to MSNYVDFLESKIIAAQDFGFPLRQKQLSKALFDHQKAIVPWMVEGGRRACFASFGLGKTFMQLEIAKQIIKHTNKPFLIGMPLGVVGEFKRDNLKLNTGYEVEYISDTETIKNYQPKIYLTNYERIRKGDIDPTKFGGVSFDEASILRNLQTETTNYVLDYFTQVPYRFVFTATPTPNNYIEILNYAVFLGVVDRGHALTRFFQRDSTKAGNLTLYENKKEEFWKWVSTWAVFINKPSDLGFDDTGYILPPLNVIEHVVNNYTTEPIYDKDGRLIVVKDITKSLVDCSREKRDSISIRVQKAMEIVDKDPTKNYIIWHHREAERLALEKELSKRKDITFKSVYGSQSNIEKEKQLIEFSEGKFQILLTKPVIAGQGCNFQEHCHTSIFLGIDYKFNDTIQAIHRIYRFGQLFPVDSHFIYTNNEHEVWTVFMEKWKRHIELQVAMVNLVREFGLNSDKIKSDMKRQMFNNRRYAEVAGSKVYNDDTVLVHQEMESNSTDMILTSIPFGDHYEYSDNYNDFGHNYGNDGFFQQMDHLTPNLLRTLKPGRIAAIHVKDRIQYSHQNNLGFTTIKDFSGQTVAHFERHGFHLVGKITVTTDVVRENNQTYRLTWGEQRKDATKMGVGLPEYILLFRKAPTNKSNSYADDPVVKKIDDYLLSLWQLDAHAYWKSSGNRFLSFDELQKADMKYVFNMWRNYDKSHIYDFQEHLRVCNDLDKLGRLSKLFMTVPPTSGNDLVWTDINRMKTLNANQANRKKEKHICPLQLDIIERLINRFTNKGDMINDPFGGLFSTPYMAMKMGRNAISTELNPDYYDDGLFYLKGLEYELNAPTVLDLINQENEVEV, encoded by the coding sequence ATGTCCAACTACGTAGACTTCTTAGAAAGCAAGATAATAGCTGCCCAGGACTTTGGGTTTCCCTTAAGACAAAAGCAGCTGTCCAAGGCACTGTTCGACCACCAGAAGGCCATAGTGCCATGGATGGTTGAAGGTGGCCGGCGTGCCTGTTTTGCTTCCTTTGGTCTGGGCAAAACCTTCATGCAGCTTGAGATTGCCAAACAGATAATCAAACATACCAACAAACCGTTCCTTATTGGTATGCCATTGGGAGTGGTTGGCGAATTCAAAAGGGACAATTTAAAGCTAAACACCGGTTATGAAGTAGAATACATATCCGATACCGAAACCATAAAAAATTACCAACCCAAAATCTACCTAACCAACTACGAAAGAATACGAAAGGGAGATATTGACCCTACAAAGTTTGGTGGGGTATCATTTGATGAGGCATCCATATTAAGAAACCTGCAGACTGAAACCACAAACTATGTGTTGGACTACTTTACCCAAGTGCCCTATAGATTTGTTTTCACTGCGACACCAACACCCAACAACTACATTGAAATTCTGAACTATGCCGTTTTCTTAGGAGTTGTTGACCGTGGACATGCCTTAACAAGGTTCTTCCAACGTGACAGTACCAAAGCAGGTAACCTTACCCTTTACGAAAACAAGAAAGAAGAATTCTGGAAATGGGTAAGCACATGGGCTGTTTTCATCAACAAACCAAGTGATCTGGGCTTTGATGATACAGGATACATCCTACCACCACTGAACGTAATTGAACATGTGGTGAACAACTATACCACTGAACCCATCTATGATAAGGATGGGCGTTTGATAGTTGTAAAGGATATTACCAAAAGCTTGGTTGATTGTTCCCGTGAAAAAAGGGACAGCATTTCAATCCGGGTTCAAAAGGCCATGGAGATAGTGGACAAGGATCCAACCAAGAACTATATCATCTGGCACCATAGGGAAGCTGAAAGGTTGGCATTGGAAAAGGAACTGTCCAAAAGGAAGGATATCACCTTCAAATCGGTGTACGGTTCCCAATCCAACATTGAAAAGGAAAAACAGCTTATAGAGTTCAGTGAGGGAAAGTTCCAGATACTTCTTACCAAACCGGTGATAGCAGGACAAGGATGCAACTTTCAGGAACACTGCCACACATCCATATTCTTGGGAATTGATTACAAGTTCAACGATACCATCCAGGCAATACACAGGATCTACAGATTCGGCCAGCTTTTTCCAGTGGATTCCCATTTCATCTATACCAACAACGAACATGAGGTATGGACCGTATTTATGGAAAAATGGAAACGCCATATTGAACTGCAGGTGGCCATGGTCAATTTGGTACGTGAATTTGGCCTTAACTCAGATAAGATCAAATCAGATATGAAAAGACAGATGTTCAATAACAGGCGTTATGCCGAGGTAGCCGGCTCGAAGGTATACAATGATGATACCGTGTTGGTCCATCAGGAAATGGAATCCAACAGTACGGACATGATACTTACCAGCATTCCATTTGGTGACCATTATGAGTACAGTGACAACTACAACGACTTTGGCCACAATTACGGCAATGATGGCTTTTTCCAACAAATGGACCATCTCACCCCCAACCTGTTAAGGACATTGAAACCTGGGCGCATTGCCGCCATCCACGTAAAGGACAGGATCCAGTACAGCCACCAGAACAATTTAGGCTTCACAACGATAAAGGACTTTTCCGGACAGACGGTTGCACATTTTGAAAGACACGGTTTCCATTTAGTTGGAAAGATTACCGTTACCACGGACGTAGTCAGGGAAAACAACCAAACATATCGGCTCACATGGGGTGAACAGCGCAAGGATGCTACAAAAATGGGTGTTGGCCTTCCTGAGTACATCCTACTGTTCAGAAAGGCACCAACAAACAAATCAAATTCCTATGCTGATGATCCAGTGGTAAAGAAAATAGATGATTACCTGTTGAGCTTATGGCAATTGGATGCACACGCCTACTGGAAATCATCAGGAAACCGATTTCTAAGCTTTGATGAGCTTCAAAAGGCCGATATGAAGTATGTGTTCAATATGTGGAGAAACTACGATAAAAGCCACATATACGATTTTCAGGAGCATTTGAGGGTATGTAACGATCTGGATAAGCTGGGAAGGCTCAGTAAGCTATTTATGACAGTGCCCCCCACATCCGGAAATGATTTGGTGTGGACCGACATCAATCGCATGAAAACCCTGAATGCAAATCAGGCCAACAGAAAAAAGGAGAAGCATATTTGTCCACTTCAGTTGGACATCATTGAAAGGTTAATCAACAGGTTCACCAACAAGGGAGATATGATCAATGATCCCTTTGGGGGATTGTTTTCCACCCCCTACATGGCCATGAAGATGGGCAGAAACGCAATTTCAACTGAACTGAACCCGGATTACTACGATGATGGCCTTTTCTACCTAAAAGGCTTGGAATATGAGCTTAACGCCCCCACGGTGCTTGATTTGATTAACCAAGAAAACGAAGTTGAGGTATGA